A window of Lentibacillus sp. Marseille-P4043 contains these coding sequences:
- the fliF gene encoding flagellar basal-body MS-ring/collar protein FliF has product MKEKILQIKDKTKSFWTNRSKSQKGILLGSIAIVIALIIGIVIFSSNTKMVPLYNNLSLQEVGQIKTELDTRGVPYELEDAGKTITVPEEQVDSLLVDLAGQGIPNSGNIDYSFFSDNASWGITDNEFDMIKLDAMQTELANLIKGVDGINDAKVMVNMPEEPVFVSDNAEEASASIVINTQPGQQFQGNQIDSLYRLVSKAVPNLPAENIVIMNQYFEYYDQDKQTVSGGQDAYTSQQSIKKDIERDIKRRVQQMLGAMVGPENVIVSVTSDIDFTEENRVEEIVDPVDVENMEGVPVSIETVHETYTGDNPPAGGVAGTGEEDITNYQAEDNDGDGEYELVKETVNNEYNRIHKEIAESPYKIRDLGIQVAVDNVKDKDGKDVQYLSQQEQNSVQDGISSILDSIITTSIDKEYGEVQQPDEKVSIVFQEFSGDTAFPETPQSAIPMWMYIAGGILLVIIIILVIMLIRRRKDDSEEEEIEEETVAVEETAAEVPELGGEPDTESVVRRKQLEKMAKEKPEDFAKLLRSWIADD; this is encoded by the coding sequence ATGAAAGAGAAAATTTTACAAATTAAAGATAAAACAAAATCTTTTTGGACAAATCGATCAAAAAGTCAAAAAGGTATACTTTTGGGTTCCATCGCTATCGTTATTGCTTTGATCATCGGTATTGTAATATTTTCATCGAATACGAAAATGGTCCCGTTGTATAATAATTTATCATTGCAGGAAGTTGGTCAGATTAAAACGGAGCTTGATACAAGAGGAGTTCCATATGAATTGGAAGATGCAGGGAAGACCATAACCGTTCCGGAAGAACAGGTAGATTCATTGTTGGTAGATCTTGCTGGTCAAGGGATTCCTAACAGCGGCAACATTGATTATTCGTTTTTTAGCGACAATGCTTCCTGGGGTATTACCGATAACGAGTTCGACATGATTAAATTGGATGCTATGCAGACGGAATTAGCCAACTTAATTAAGGGCGTTGATGGAATTAACGATGCAAAAGTAATGGTTAACATGCCTGAAGAACCGGTGTTTGTTAGTGATAATGCAGAAGAAGCGAGTGCATCAATTGTTATCAACACTCAACCAGGACAACAATTTCAAGGCAACCAGATTGATTCACTTTATCGGTTAGTTTCCAAGGCAGTACCAAACCTACCTGCTGAAAATATTGTTATCATGAATCAGTATTTCGAATATTACGACCAGGATAAGCAAACAGTTTCTGGTGGCCAAGATGCGTACACATCACAACAATCGATCAAAAAGGATATCGAACGTGATATCAAGAGAAGAGTACAGCAAATGCTTGGTGCCATGGTTGGTCCGGAAAATGTTATCGTTTCGGTCACTTCAGACATCGATTTCACGGAGGAGAACCGTGTTGAAGAAATTGTTGATCCGGTAGATGTCGAAAATATGGAAGGTGTACCAGTTAGTATCGAAACGGTTCACGAAACATATACAGGAGATAATCCTCCGGCTGGTGGTGTTGCAGGAACTGGTGAAGAGGACATAACGAACTATCAAGCCGAGGATAATGATGGAGACGGTGAGTATGAACTTGTAAAAGAAACAGTGAATAATGAGTACAATCGTATTCATAAAGAGATCGCTGAGAGCCCATATAAAATTCGTGATTTGGGCATTCAAGTTGCTGTGGACAATGTGAAAGATAAAGATGGAAAAGATGTCCAATACCTTAGTCAGCAAGAACAGAATAGTGTACAAGATGGGATATCTTCTATTTTAGATTCCATTATTACAACATCAATCGACAAAGAATATGGTGAAGTACAACAACCGGATGAAAAAGTATCGATTGTTTTCCAAGAATTTAGTGGTGACACTGCATTTCCAGAAACACCGCAATCTGCTATTCCAATGTGGATGTATATTGCTGGGGGTATTTTATTAGTCATCATTATCATTCTAGTTATTATGTTAATTCGCAGACGAAAAGATGACAGCGAAGAAGAAGAAATAGAAGAAGAGACGGTGGCAGTAGAAGAAACAGCTGCAGAAGTACCAGAACTAGGTGGAGAACCAGATACAGAATCCGTGGTTCGACGGAAGCAGTTGGAGAAAATGGCAAAAGAAAAACCAGAAGACTTTGCTAAACTTTTAAGAAGTTGGATTGCGGATGATTAG
- the fliE gene encoding flagellar hook-basal body complex protein FliE gives MNQSITGIAPSYLPAKASAKPKIPAGEAQADFANTLKAAIQHVNDTQVASNQKTESLAKGEINDLHDVMITAQKASITLETSVQIQRKVIDAYNEIMRMQV, from the coding sequence ATGAATCAAAGTATAACTGGTATAGCACCATCATATTTACCCGCTAAAGCAAGCGCCAAACCTAAAATTCCAGCTGGAGAGGCACAAGCTGATTTTGCGAATACATTAAAAGCGGCAATACAGCACGTTAATGACACACAAGTCGCTTCAAATCAAAAAACGGAAAGCTTAGCAAAGGGTGAAATTAACGACTTGCATGATGTGATGATTACTGCGCAAAAGGCAAGTATTACGTTAGAAACCTCTGTTCAAATTCAGCGAAAAGTAATTGATGCCTATAACGAAATCATGCGGATGCAAGTATAG
- the flgC gene encoding flagellar basal body rod protein FlgC — translation MSIFNALNTSASALTAQRLRMDVISSNIANAQTTRATVNEDGEYEPYRRKMTVVEPKEKSFQSFLQKASNTTSSPGSGVKVSEIVEDDEPFKLVYNPNHPDANEAGYVELPNVDPLKEMVDLMSATRSYEANITSVNATKSMLMKALEIGK, via the coding sequence ATGTCGATTTTTAACGCGCTAAATACGAGTGCAAGTGCATTGACGGCTCAACGATTAAGGATGGATGTTATTTCTTCAAATATTGCCAATGCTCAAACGACGAGAGCCACTGTTAATGAGGATGGCGAATATGAGCCGTACCGTAGAAAAATGACCGTTGTTGAACCGAAAGAAAAAAGCTTTCAATCATTTCTACAAAAAGCATCAAATACAACTTCGTCACCAGGTTCGGGTGTCAAAGTTAGTGAAATAGTGGAAGATGATGAACCGTTCAAACTTGTTTATAACCCCAACCATCCAGATGCGAATGAGGCTGGTTATGTTGAATTACCAAATGTGGATCCCCTAAAGGAAATGGTTGATTTAATGAGTGCAACCAGATCATATGAGGCGAACATCACCTCGGTAAATGCAACAAAAAGTATGTTAATGAAAGCTTTAGAAATAGGCAAATAG
- the flgB gene encoding flagellar basal body rod protein FlgB has protein sequence MDLFGGTFRTLENSLDYASVKNSTISNNIANVDTPNYKAKDVTFKNVLHKELGNSLAAKRTDPRHLPFNNGTSQNSYQINTKNDTMYNHNGNNVDIDKEMAELAENQIYYQSLVDRMNGKFRDLQTVVRGGR, from the coding sequence ATGGATTTGTTTGGTGGAACATTCCGAACACTTGAAAATTCGCTTGATTATGCAAGTGTTAAAAATAGTACGATATCAAATAATATCGCGAATGTAGATACTCCGAATTATAAGGCGAAAGATGTAACCTTTAAAAATGTATTACATAAAGAACTGGGGAATTCATTAGCGGCAAAACGCACAGATCCAAGACATTTGCCATTTAACAATGGAACATCACAAAATTCCTATCAAATTAATACAAAGAACGATACCATGTACAATCATAACGGTAATAATGTTGATATTGATAAAGAAATGGCAGAACTTGCAGAAAATCAAATCTATTATCAATCATTAGTTGACAGAATGAATGGTAAGTTCCGGGATTTGCAAACAGTTGTTAGAGGGGGAAGATAA
- the codY gene encoding GTP-sensing pleiotropic transcriptional regulator CodY — translation MELLDRARKINAMLQKATGKSVNFNEMSASLRDVIRGNVFIVSRRGKLLGFAINQEIENERMKSMLEERQFPEEYTRGLFNIHETTANLDIDSSYTAFPVENRELFQNGLTTIVPIIGGGERLGTLVLSRLTESFSDDDLLLGEYGATVVGMEILHEKTEEIELEARSKAVVQMAISSLSYSELEAIDHIFEELNGNEGLLVASKIADRVGITRSVIVNALRKLESAGVIESRSLGMKGTFIKVLNDKFLVELEKLRSR, via the coding sequence ATGGAACTTTTAGATCGCGCAAGAAAAATTAATGCAATGTTACAGAAAGCAACAGGGAAATCAGTAAACTTTAATGAAATGTCGGCATCATTGAGAGACGTAATTCGGGGTAATGTATTCATCGTAAGCAGAAGAGGGAAATTGTTAGGATTTGCTATTAATCAGGAAATCGAAAACGAGCGTATGAAATCAATGCTTGAAGAACGTCAATTCCCTGAAGAATATACTAGAGGATTGTTCAATATTCATGAAACAACAGCGAACTTGGATATTGATAGCTCCTATACAGCATTCCCTGTAGAAAATCGTGAATTATTCCAAAATGGTTTAACAACAATCGTACCTATCATTGGTGGTGGGGAGCGACTTGGAACACTTGTACTAAGTAGATTAACAGAAAGCTTTAGTGATGATGACTTATTACTTGGTGAATACGGCGCTACTGTAGTTGGAATGGAAATTCTTCATGAAAAAACAGAGGAAATTGAATTGGAAGCTAGAAGTAAAGCGGTAGTTCAAATGGCAATCAGTTCACTTTCCTATAGTGAACTAGAAGCAATCGATCATATCTTTGAAGAATTAAATGGAAATGAAGGTCTATTAGTGGCAAGTAAAATTGCTGATAGAGTAGGTATTACCAGATCAGTTATCGTTAACGCACTTAGAAAATTAGAAAGTGCCGGTGTAATTGAATCCCGTTCATTGGGAATGAAAGGAACATTCATTAAAGTTTTAAATGATAAATTCCTTGTAGAACTAGAAAAGTTACGTTCTAGATAA
- the hslU gene encoding HslU--HslV peptidase ATPase subunit has translation MGIDLTPKQIVDQLDNYIIGQHQAKKSVAVALRNRYRRMKLDESIKDEIVPKNILMMGPTGVGKTEIARRLAKLVGAPFVKVEATKFTEVGYVGRDVESMVRDLVEMAIRMVKEEKMEEVKGKAEVEANKKLVQLLMPQAKKQSNMKNPFEMLFSNGSEDDDDNDEKDQDKSEEIRNKRKRIEHQLALGEMEDHIVTVEIEELPPSMFDMLQGSGMEQMGMNMQDALGQFMPKKKKKRKLPVSEARKVLTLQEAQKLVDMEEAAQEAIERAEQSGILFIDEIDKVAGKQDNQANVSREGVQRDILPIVEGSTVVTKHGPVKTDHMLFIAAGAFHMSKPSDLIPELQGRFPIRVELEKLVVEDFKRILQEPSNALLKQYHALLKTEGINVAFTDEAVTRLAEIAYQVNQETDNIGARRLHTILEKLLEDLSFEAPDVTMETVKITPEYVDKKLSTIVKNKDLSQFIL, from the coding sequence ATGGGAATTGATTTAACTCCAAAGCAAATTGTTGATCAGTTAGATAATTATATAATTGGTCAGCACCAAGCGAAAAAATCTGTTGCTGTTGCACTTAGAAATCGTTATCGTCGAATGAAACTGGATGAATCGATTAAAGATGAGATCGTACCAAAAAACATTTTGATGATGGGCCCTACAGGGGTAGGGAAAACAGAGATTGCCAGAAGGTTAGCTAAACTTGTTGGTGCGCCATTTGTAAAAGTAGAAGCAACTAAATTCACGGAAGTAGGCTATGTTGGTCGTGACGTTGAGTCGATGGTTCGTGATTTGGTTGAAATGGCTATACGGATGGTAAAAGAGGAAAAAATGGAAGAAGTAAAAGGTAAAGCAGAAGTGGAAGCAAATAAGAAACTTGTACAGCTTTTGATGCCTCAAGCTAAAAAACAATCCAACATGAAAAATCCGTTTGAAATGCTTTTCTCTAATGGATCCGAAGACGATGATGATAATGATGAAAAAGATCAAGATAAAAGCGAGGAAATTAGAAACAAGCGAAAACGGATTGAACACCAACTTGCCCTTGGAGAAATGGAAGACCATATTGTAACTGTGGAAATCGAGGAACTTCCTCCTTCCATGTTTGATATGCTGCAAGGTTCGGGTATGGAGCAAATGGGTATGAATATGCAGGATGCACTTGGTCAATTTATGCCGAAGAAAAAAAAGAAACGAAAGCTCCCGGTTTCAGAAGCTAGAAAGGTATTAACGCTGCAAGAGGCACAAAAGCTTGTTGATATGGAAGAAGCTGCCCAGGAAGCAATTGAACGGGCTGAGCAATCCGGTATTTTGTTTATTGATGAGATTGATAAGGTAGCTGGTAAACAGGATAACCAGGCTAATGTATCACGAGAAGGTGTGCAGCGGGATATTTTGCCGATTGTGGAAGGGTCTACTGTTGTGACCAAGCATGGTCCGGTAAAAACCGACCACATGCTGTTTATTGCTGCGGGTGCTTTTCACATGTCAAAACCTTCTGACTTAATACCAGAATTGCAAGGAAGATTTCCGATTCGGGTTGAATTAGAAAAGTTGGTTGTAGAAGATTTCAAACGAATTTTACAAGAGCCATCGAACGCATTATTGAAGCAATACCATGCATTGTTGAAAACAGAAGGTATAAATGTTGCGTTTACAGACGAAGCTGTGACTAGACTAGCAGAAATTGCCTATCAGGTGAACCAAGAGACAGATAATATCGGAGCAAGACGATTGCACACGATCTTGGAAAAGCTACTTGAAGATTTATCATTTGAAGCACCAGACGTTACGATGGAGACAGTAAAAATCACCCCGGAATATGTTGATAAAAAATTAAGTACAATCGTAAAAAATAAAGATTTAAGCCAATTTATATTATAA
- the hslV gene encoding ATP-dependent protease subunit HslV codes for MNNEMHATTIFAIMHNGQCAMSGDGQVTLGNAVVMKHKAKKVRTLFNGQVLAGFAGSVADAFTLFEKFEGKLEAFNGNLARAAVELAQEWRSDKVLRKLEAMLIVMNKDNMFLVSGTGEVIEPDDGILAIGSGGNYALSAGRALRRHTENLTAKEIAQSALEIAGEICIYTNDHITLEVLD; via the coding sequence GTGAATAATGAAATGCATGCAACGACTATTTTTGCAATTATGCACAATGGACAATGTGCAATGAGTGGAGATGGGCAAGTAACATTGGGAAATGCAGTGGTAATGAAACATAAAGCGAAGAAAGTTCGTACATTATTTAACGGGCAGGTTTTGGCTGGTTTTGCTGGATCTGTCGCAGATGCATTTACATTGTTTGAAAAATTTGAAGGTAAACTGGAAGCCTTTAACGGAAACCTTGCTCGCGCTGCAGTTGAATTGGCACAAGAGTGGCGGAGTGATAAAGTACTTCGGAAATTGGAAGCAATGCTGATCGTGATGAATAAAGATAATATGTTTTTGGTTTCTGGGACTGGTGAAGTGATTGAACCAGACGATGGTATCTTGGCTATCGGGTCTGGGGGTAATTATGCATTGAGTGCCGGTCGAGCATTAAGAAGACACACTGAAAACTTAACCGCAAAGGAAATTGCCCAATCAGCATTAGAGATTGCAGGTGAAATCTGCATTTACACGAATGATCACATCACATTAGAAGTACTTGATTAA
- the xerC gene encoding tyrosine recombinase XerC, with amino-acid sequence MNNFSTSSEAFVEYLQIEKNASPYTVEYYLNDLETFFRFLQREGINNLQEVDTQVVRLFLTTLYDDNLSRRSVSRKISSLRSFYKFLEREEKLTTNPFLHVTLPKAQKPIPGFLYMEELEKLFEISDLTDPIGQRNQAMLETFYATGMRVSECQGLKIQDIDFSIGTVFVKGKGRKERYIPFGRFAEIALETYINEGRKQLLAKAKTTADNVFLNARGTPITTRGMRGVLNKMVEKAALTVHIHPHKLRHTFATHLLNAGADLRTVQELLGHENLSSTQIYTHVTKDHLRNVYMNSHPRANDQK; translated from the coding sequence TTGAATAACTTTTCAACTAGTAGCGAGGCATTTGTAGAGTATTTGCAAATTGAAAAAAATGCCTCGCCGTATACTGTGGAGTATTATCTGAATGATCTGGAAACGTTCTTCCGCTTTTTACAACGAGAGGGGATAAATAACTTACAAGAAGTTGATACTCAAGTTGTACGTCTTTTTTTAACTACGCTTTATGATGATAACCTAAGCAGGCGGTCTGTATCCAGGAAAATTTCTAGTTTACGAAGCTTTTATAAATTTTTGGAACGTGAAGAAAAACTAACAACAAATCCTTTTCTTCATGTAACACTACCAAAAGCACAGAAGCCAATTCCAGGGTTTTTATATATGGAAGAATTAGAAAAACTATTTGAGATCAGTGATCTGACAGACCCAATAGGCCAGCGTAATCAGGCTATGTTGGAGACGTTTTATGCAACGGGAATGCGTGTAAGTGAGTGCCAAGGATTAAAAATTCAGGACATTGATTTTTCGATTGGTACCGTGTTTGTAAAAGGAAAAGGCAGGAAAGAGCGCTATATTCCTTTTGGACGATTTGCAGAAATAGCACTGGAAACTTACATAAATGAGGGGAGAAAACAACTTCTTGCTAAAGCAAAAACAACAGCAGATAATGTATTTCTTAACGCCAGAGGCACACCGATAACAACAAGAGGAATGCGGGGAGTGCTAAATAAGATGGTAGAGAAGGCAGCATTGACCGTTCATATTCACCCACATAAATTACGGCATACATTTGCAACACATTTGCTAAATGCTGGGGCGGATCTTCGTACTGTGCAGGAACTACTCGGTCATGAAAACTTATCATCTACGCAAATATATACACACGTTACCAAAGATCACTTGCGTAACGTTTATATGAACAGCCACCCTAGGGCTAATGATCAAAAATAA
- the topA gene encoding type I DNA topoisomerase → MSDYLVIVESPAKAKTIERYLGKKYKVEASMGHVRDLPKSQTGVDTENAFKPKYITIRGKGDVLKNLKSAAKKAKKVYLAADPDREGEAIAWHLAHSLKIDENSDCRVVFNEITKDAIKESFKHPRSIDTDLVDAQQARRILDRLVGYNISPLLWKKVKKGLSAGRVQSVAVKMIIDREKEIENFKPEEYWSIEANFTKGKETFEGSFYGIDNKKHELKTEDDVKDIQKKLKGDTFTIDKVKKRERKRNPALPFTTSSLQQEAARKLNFRAKKTMMVAQQLYEGIDLGKKAGGITGLITYMRTDSTRISETAKEEAKGYIEEKHGKDYLGQARKTKQKEGAQDAHEGIRPTSVMRDPKSLKAILSRDQMRLYKLIWERFLASQMAPAVMDTMTVHLLNNGVEFRATGSKVKFKGFMSVYIEGTDDKKNEDAKYLPDLQEGMEVKANEIAPNQHFTQPPPRYTEARLVRTMEEQGLGRPSTYAPTLDTIQRRGYVSVDNKRFIPTELGQIVTGLLQEFFPEIIDVDFTVKMEEDLDSIEEGKTDWVSILDEFYQGFHKRLETAEEEMEKIEIKDEPAGIDCENCGHEMVYKMGRYGKFLACSNFPECRNTKPILKEIGVKCPKCKEGNVVERKSKKKRTFYGCDRYPDCDFVSWDKPIARPCPKCDSLLVEKKSKKQTQIQCTNCDYKEKTQD, encoded by the coding sequence ATGTCAGATTATCTTGTAATCGTTGAGTCGCCTGCAAAGGCAAAAACGATTGAACGATATTTAGGAAAAAAATATAAAGTAGAAGCTTCCATGGGACATGTTCGGGATTTACCGAAAAGCCAGACGGGGGTCGATACAGAAAATGCATTCAAACCAAAGTATATTACCATTCGCGGTAAAGGTGATGTACTAAAGAATCTTAAATCAGCCGCAAAAAAGGCGAAGAAAGTCTATCTCGCAGCCGACCCCGACAGAGAAGGGGAGGCTATTGCATGGCATTTAGCTCATAGCTTGAAAATTGATGAGAATTCAGATTGTCGGGTTGTATTTAATGAAATTACGAAAGACGCAATTAAAGAGTCATTTAAACACCCACGTTCCATTGATACGGATTTAGTAGATGCACAACAGGCGAGAAGAATTCTTGATCGGTTAGTTGGTTATAACATTAGTCCCTTGTTATGGAAGAAAGTGAAAAAGGGTCTTAGTGCTGGCCGTGTTCAATCGGTTGCAGTGAAAATGATTATTGACCGTGAGAAGGAAATTGAAAACTTTAAACCAGAAGAATATTGGTCGATTGAAGCAAACTTTACGAAAGGTAAAGAAACTTTCGAGGGATCCTTTTATGGAATCGATAACAAAAAGCATGAATTAAAAACGGAAGATGATGTAAAAGACATCCAGAAGAAATTAAAAGGTGACACTTTTACGATTGATAAAGTAAAAAAACGTGAACGTAAGCGTAATCCAGCTTTACCATTTACAACATCATCACTGCAACAAGAAGCTGCTCGTAAGTTAAATTTCCGTGCTAAAAAGACAATGATGGTAGCGCAACAGCTCTATGAAGGTATTGATCTTGGTAAAAAAGCTGGCGGTATAACAGGTTTAATAACGTACATGCGTACAGACTCTACACGTATTTCCGAAACCGCAAAAGAAGAGGCAAAGGGCTATATTGAAGAGAAGCATGGCAAGGATTATTTAGGTCAAGCTAGAAAGACGAAACAAAAAGAAGGTGCTCAGGACGCCCATGAAGGGATTCGTCCCACTTCCGTCATGCGTGATCCAAAATCCTTAAAAGCCATTTTATCCCGGGATCAAATGCGTTTATACAAATTAATTTGGGAACGTTTCTTGGCAAGTCAGATGGCCCCAGCAGTTATGGATACGATGACTGTCCATCTGTTAAATAACGGGGTGGAATTCCGCGCAACAGGATCAAAGGTGAAATTTAAAGGATTCATGTCGGTTTATATTGAAGGAACAGACGATAAAAAAAATGAGGACGCTAAATATTTGCCAGATTTGCAGGAAGGTATGGAAGTGAAAGCAAATGAAATTGCACCGAATCAACACTTTACCCAGCCGCCACCAAGATATACAGAGGCAAGACTTGTAAGAACAATGGAAGAACAGGGACTTGGCAGACCTTCCACTTATGCACCAACACTTGATACAATCCAACGCAGGGGTTACGTTAGCGTTGATAATAAGCGATTTATTCCGACAGAACTAGGCCAAATCGTGACAGGGTTACTACAGGAGTTTTTCCCAGAGATTATCGATGTTGACTTTACAGTAAAGATGGAAGAGGACCTGGATTCAATCGAAGAAGGAAAAACGGATTGGGTTAGTATTTTAGATGAATTTTACCAAGGATTTCATAAACGGCTGGAAACTGCCGAAGAAGAAATGGAAAAAATTGAAATTAAAGATGAACCCGCTGGTATTGATTGTGAGAATTGCGGGCATGAAATGGTTTATAAAATGGGACGCTACGGTAAGTTTCTCGCATGCTCAAATTTCCCGGAATGTCGTAACACCAAACCAATTTTAAAAGAAATCGGTGTTAAATGTCCAAAATGTAAAGAGGGCAATGTAGTTGAACGTAAGTCGAAGAAAAAGCGAACATTCTATGGTTGTGACAGGTACCCTGACTGTGACTTCGTTTCTTGGGATAAACCAATTGCTAGACCGTGTCCTAAATGTGATTCACTATTGGTGGAAAAGAAAAGTAAAAAACAAACACAAATACAGTGTACAAATTGTGACTATAAAGAGAAAACGCAAGATTAA
- the dprA gene encoding DNA-processing protein DprA: protein MNLNNLRKKLIHLHRCRGITRRTIGKMLLYDSSLSNIYKFSSTQLSQLYGLPQKNAQQLYTDLHNQQVHQSIKKDIDNYMVLTIVDENYPTMLKTIKDPPLVLYALGDTFLLNHKPALSVIGTRKPSQHAYRKMDFILNPLMEEDWLLVSGMAKGIDSYAHQLALRNKGKTIAVLGGGFHHIYPQQNTLLFQQIAQNGLILSEYTPNTTPKRFHFPERNRIISGLGFGTLVIEATERSGTLITVDQALDQGREVYAVPDSPLIPQTVGCHRMIQDGAKLVRTANDIAEDWESLKDIQLEKM from the coding sequence GTGAATCTGAACAATTTACGAAAAAAATTAATTCACTTACATCGTTGTCGCGGGATTACTAGACGTACGATTGGAAAAATGCTTCTTTACGATTCCTCTTTGTCAAACATCTATAAGTTCTCCTCGACACAACTCAGTCAGCTTTATGGTTTACCTCAAAAGAACGCCCAACAGCTCTACACAGACCTTCATAACCAACAAGTTCATCAGTCGATTAAAAAGGATATAGATAACTATATGGTTTTAACGATAGTTGACGAGAACTATCCAACCATGTTAAAAACAATTAAAGATCCGCCATTGGTGCTTTACGCATTAGGGGATACATTTTTATTAAACCATAAACCCGCCTTAAGTGTTATTGGTACGCGGAAACCTTCACAACATGCATATAGGAAAATGGATTTTATTTTAAACCCATTAATGGAGGAAGATTGGCTTCTGGTCAGTGGAATGGCAAAGGGAATTGATAGTTATGCACACCAACTGGCATTGAGGAATAAAGGAAAGACCATTGCGGTTTTAGGTGGTGGCTTTCACCATATTTATCCGCAACAAAATACATTATTATTTCAGCAAATTGCTCAAAACGGATTAATTCTGTCCGAATACACGCCGAATACAACCCCAAAGCGATTCCATTTTCCTGAAAGAAATCGAATCATAAGTGGTCTTGGATTTGGTACACTGGTAATCGAAGCGACTGAACGCAGTGGAACATTGATTACAGTTGATCAAGCATTGGATCAGGGGAGAGAGGTATATGCTGTACCTGATTCTCCACTAATACCTCAAACGGTTGGCTGTCATCGAATGATCCAAGATGGGGCGAAACTCGTCCGGACTGCAAATGATATTGCCGAGGACTGGGAATCATTGAAAGATATTCAACTGGAAAAAATGTAA
- the sucD gene encoding succinate--CoA ligase subunit alpha: MGVYVNKDTKVIVQGITGGTARFHTKQMLEYGTKIVGGVTPKKGGTEVEGVPVFNTVQDAVDATGATASVIYVPAPFAADAILEAVDAELDLAICITEHIPVMDMVKVKRYMEGKKTRLVGPNCPGVITADECKIGIMPGYIHKKGHIGVVSRSGTLTYEAVHQLTEAGYGQTTAVGIGGDPVNGTNFIDVLSAFNEDPETEAVVMIGEIGGTAEEEAAAWVKANMKKPVVGFIGGATAPPGKRMGHAGAIISGGKGTAEEKIRVMNECGIKVAETPAVMGETMIEVLKEHNLDEKCKTH, from the coding sequence ATGGGTGTATATGTAAATAAAGATACAAAAGTAATTGTCCAAGGAATCACTGGCGGAACAGCTAGATTCCATACAAAACAAATGCTTGAATATGGTACAAAAATCGTTGGTGGCGTTACACCAAAAAAAGGCGGTACAGAGGTTGAAGGCGTTCCTGTATTTAATACAGTGCAAGATGCAGTTGATGCAACAGGTGCAACTGCGTCCGTAATCTATGTGCCGGCTCCATTTGCTGCAGACGCAATTTTGGAGGCGGTAGACGCAGAACTTGACCTTGCCATTTGTATTACTGAACATATTCCGGTTATGGATATGGTTAAAGTAAAACGTTATATGGAAGGTAAGAAAACACGTCTAGTAGGACCAAACTGCCCAGGTGTTATTACTGCAGACGAATGTAAAATCGGTATTATGCCAGGATATATTCATAAAAAAGGACACATTGGCGTTGTTTCACGTTCAGGAACATTAACATATGAGGCTGTGCATCAATTAACAGAGGCAGGCTATGGCCAAACAACTGCTGTAGGTATTGGTGGAGATCCTGTTAACGGAACAAATTTCATTGATGTCTTATCAGCATTTAATGAAGATCCAGAAACAGAAGCTGTTGTTATGATTGGTGAAATTGGTGGTACTGCTGAAGAAGAAGCTGCTGCATGGGTAAAAGCAAACATGAAAAAACCTGTAGTCGGCTTTATTGGCGGCGCGACTGCACCTCCAGGAAAACGCATGGGTCACGCTGGTGCTATTATTTCTGGTGGTAAAGGTACTGCAGAAGAAAAAATCCGCGTGATGAACGAATGCGGTATTAAAGTTGCAGAAACACCTGCTGTAATGGGAGAAACGATGATTGAAGTACTAAAAGAACATAACTTAGATGAAAAATGTAAAACACATTAA